A part of Acropora palmata chromosome 8, jaAcrPala1.3, whole genome shotgun sequence genomic DNA contains:
- the LOC141890816 gene encoding uncharacterized protein LOC141890816: MKRQYCYCCGARPAHPKSKCPAKDVICHNCGKKGHYQKGCKSKRAKPGNNRTFKQTQVHDLQTQPVEGNSQPPINPYPGPYLPLELLQQYSSQPALFHHIQTYHVKSINDTSSKHIKPLWLSAASEGPIHQVECEIDTGAGCNVMPLYMYKSLFGVNELMPTSVQIYGYGESPIANLGACIITIHTSNKQPQMATCQVTDTRGYLILGRTTAQQIGYIDFPVVTPPALTRVPQVHTSVNALRPNLDEVKTPICEMTNDAVILNGKRHCLPITKECVLSEFKDVFEGIGKLPGGKYHIELKPDAQPVQHPPRTVPKKKKEAFKNELERLCSLGIIEPVAGHTDLINSIVPVAKPDGSIRLCLDPKDLNKSIKRNQYYSKTIDEVSAELHDSRYFTVVDAKSGYWMVELDSESSLLTTFNTPWGKYKWLRLPFGLKVSSDVFQERLNSVLQGVKGITGCVDDVLARGVDSKDHDVNVLKLLETARMNGIKFNPKKLQFKSSKVIHSNVLYPSQ; this comes from the coding sequence ATGAAGCGACAATACTGTTATTGTTGCGGAGCAAGGCCAGCTCATCCAAAGTCTAAGTGTCCAGCCAAGGATGTAATATGTCACAACTGTGGTAAAAAAGGGCATTACCAGAAGGGTTGCAAAAGCAAGAGAGCAAAACCAGGCAACAACAGAACGTTCAAACAAACTCAAGTGCATGACTTGCAGACACAGCCAGTGGAGGGAAATAGCCAGCCTCCAATCAACCCGTATCCAGGCCCCTACCTGCCGCTTGAACTGCTCCAGCAGTACTCAAGTCAGCCAGCATTGTTTCACCATATTCAGACGTATCATGTTAAGAGCATTAATGACACTTCAAGCAAGCATATCAAGCCACTTTGGTTGAGTGCAGCAAGTGAAGGACCGATTCACCAAGTTGAGTGTGAGATCGACACTGGCGCGGGATGCAATGTAATGCCTTTATACATGTACAAATCGCTGTTTGGAGTTAACGAACTGATGCCTACTTCCGTGCAAATCTACGGATACGGAGAATCTCCGATAGCAAATCTTGGAGCGTGTATAATTACCATCCACACCAGCAATAAACAGCCACAGATGGCAACCTGTCAGGTGACAGACACTCGAGGATACCTTATCCTAGGTAGAACAACAGCGCAGCAAATTGGTTACATTGACTTCCCAGTGGTAACACCACCCGCTTTAACCCGTGTTCCACAAGTCCATACGAGTGTGAATGCTTTACGTCCAAACTTAGATGAAGTTAAAACGCCCATATGTGAAATGACAAATGATGCAGTTATCCTGAATGGAAAGAGACACTGTTTACCTATTACAAAGGAGTGTGTATTGTCAGAATTTAAAGATGTGTTCGAAGGCATTGGTAAACTGCCAGGAGGGAAATACCACATTGAACTGAAACCTGATGCTCAACCTGTACAGCACCCACCCAGGACAGTGCccaaaaagaagaaggaggCCTTTAAAAATGAGCTAGAAAGGTTATGCAGCTTAGGCATTATCGAACCAGTGGCGGGACACACTGACTTGATCAATAGCATTGTTCCTGTTGCAAAACCAGATGGATCGATTCGACTCTGTCTAGATCCAAAAGACCTCAACAAGAGTATCAAGAGGAACCAGTACTACTCCAAGACGATTGACGAAGTTAGTGCTGAACTCCATGACTCGAGGTATTTCACAGTCGTTGACGCCAAGTCGGGATATTGGATGGTGGAATTGGATTCCGAGAGCTCACTTTTGACAACCTTCAATACCCCGTGGGGAAAATACAAATGGCTCAGACTCCCCTTTGGCCTGAAAGTCAGCTCAGACGTCTTCCAAGAGAGACTAAATTCCGTCCTACAAGGAGTAAAAGGAATCACCGGATGTGTTGATGACGTCCTAGCAAGAGGTGTAGATTCTAAGGACCACGATGTGAACGTGCTCAAGCTGCTTGAGACAGCAAGGATGAATGGCATAAAGTTCAATCCAAAGAAACTGCAGTTCAAGAGCAGTAAAGTTATACACTCTAATGTATTGTATCCCTCACAGTAA